One segment of Agromyces albus DNA contains the following:
- the ku gene encoding non-homologous end joining protein Ku — MRAVWKGAVTFGLVNVPVKLYSATEDHDVSLHQVHDEDGGRIRYQRKCEVCGKVVAYKDIDKAYDDGEQTVIITDEDLKALPAERSREIEVMEFVPSDQIDPIMFDRSYYLEPDSASSKAYVLLRRTLESTDRTAVVQMALRQKTRLAALRVHGDVLMVQTLLWSDEVREAAFPALDDSVKISAKELDLSKQLVESLVSDFDPEQYVDEYQQELRTLITAKLEQGEALDTAATFGEVEEEEGGEVIDLMEALKQSIAAKRGGGAKSEEGEETASKSSRSKASGSKSTASKSSASKSSASGDGAKKKAPAAKKKAAS; from the coding sequence ATGCGAGCCGTCTGGAAGGGCGCGGTCACATTCGGCCTGGTCAATGTGCCCGTCAAGCTGTACAGCGCCACCGAAGACCACGACGTGTCACTGCACCAGGTGCACGACGAAGACGGTGGGCGCATCCGATACCAACGCAAGTGCGAGGTCTGCGGCAAGGTGGTGGCCTACAAGGACATCGACAAGGCATATGACGACGGCGAGCAGACCGTCATCATCACCGACGAAGACCTGAAGGCGCTTCCCGCCGAGCGCAGCCGCGAGATCGAGGTCATGGAGTTCGTGCCGAGCGACCAGATCGATCCGATCATGTTCGACCGCAGCTACTACCTCGAGCCCGACTCGGCGTCGTCGAAGGCGTACGTGCTGCTGCGGCGCACCCTCGAGTCGACCGATCGCACCGCGGTCGTGCAGATGGCGTTGCGGCAGAAGACGCGGCTCGCCGCGCTGCGCGTGCACGGCGACGTGCTCATGGTGCAGACCCTCCTCTGGAGCGACGAGGTGCGCGAAGCCGCATTCCCGGCGCTCGACGACTCGGTGAAGATCTCGGCGAAGGAGCTCGACCTCTCGAAGCAGCTCGTCGAGAGCCTCGTCTCGGATTTCGATCCCGAGCAGTACGTCGACGAGTACCAGCAGGAGCTGCGAACCCTCATCACGGCGAAGCTCGAGCAGGGCGAGGCGCTCGACACCGCGGCGACGTTCGGCGAGGTCGAGGAGGAGGAAGGCGGCGAGGTCATCGACCTCATGGAGGCCCTCAAGCAGTCGATCGCCGCGAAGCGCGGCGGCGGCGCGAAGTCGGAAGAGGGCGAGGAGACGGCGTCGAAGTCCTCGCGATCGAAGGCCTCGGGGTCGAAGTCGACGGCGTCGAAGTCCTCAGCGTCGAAGTCCTCGGCGTCGGGCGACGGCGCGAAGAAGAAGGCGCCCGCCGCGAAGAAGAAGGCCGCCTCATGA